One stretch of Tepiditoga spiralis DNA includes these proteins:
- a CDS encoding type I restriction endonuclease subunit R: MTNYKPIAESNNFIVLDKYKKIEQDGTGYQTEPDLERELIQDLENQGYDYLKDLTTPEKMLANVRLQLETLNKVKFSEGEWLRFVEEYLDKPSDNIIDKTRKIHNDYIYDFVFDDGHIQNIYLVNKKTISKNKLQVISQFEQTGTHKNRYDVTILVNGLPLVQIELKKRGVAIREAFNQIHRYSKESFNSENSLFKYLQLFVISNGTDSRYFANTTKRDKNSFDFTMNWAKSDNSLIKDLKDFTATFFQKNTILKILLHYSVFDTNDTLLIMRPYQIAATERILWKIKSSHLAKKWSTTESGGYIWHTTGSGKTLTSFKAARLATELDFIDKVFFVVDRKDLDYQTMKEYQRFSPDSVNGSENTAGLKRNIEKDDNKIIVTTIQKLNNLIKKESDLSIYNKQVVFIFDEAHRSQFGEAQKNIKKKFKKFYQFGFTGTPIFPENALGSETTASVFGRELHSYVITHAIRDEKVLKFKVDYNNVRPKFKNLETEQDEKKLSAAENKEALLHPERIKEISEYILKNFKIKTHRNASGKGFNAMFAVSSVDAAKLYYESLNNLQKGSNKPLKIATIFSFAANEDQNSIGEIIDETFEPSAMDSSAKEFLTLAINDYNAMFKTNYSVDSKQFQNYYRDLSNRVKRKEIDLLIVVGMFLTGFDAPMLNTLFVDKNLRYHGLIQAFSRTNRIYDSTKTFGNIVTFRDLEKATIDAITLFGKENTKNIILEKSYKEYMEGFTDIITGKARRGYIDIVKELQERFPNVENITTEEDKKEFVKLFGEYLKIENILQNYDDFTKLKELQSTDNNFYINEEDASDFYVSEENIPYVQNIKIPEERVIQDYRSTYNDIRDWLHSERVEKAKESSSVDWDDVVFEVELLKSKEINLDYILELIFEKNKKTKDKKLLVEDIKRLIRSSVGNRAKESLIVNFINNNDLDEIQDKASIIDSFFLFAQKEQKREAEKLINTEKLNEEAAKRYILNSLKKEYASENGTELNSILPKMSPLNPQYLTKKQSVFQKIAAFVEKFKGIGGKI, encoded by the coding sequence ATGACTAACTATAAACCAATAGCAGAATCAAATAACTTTATAGTTTTAGATAAATACAAAAAAATAGAGCAAGATGGTACAGGTTATCAAACAGAACCTGATTTAGAGCGAGAACTTATTCAAGATTTAGAAAATCAAGGATACGACTATCTAAAAGACTTAACAACTCCTGAAAAAATGCTTGCTAATGTTAGATTACAATTAGAAACATTAAATAAAGTAAAATTTTCAGAAGGTGAATGGCTTCGTTTTGTAGAAGAATATTTAGATAAACCTAGTGATAATATTATAGATAAAACACGTAAAATACACAATGATTATATTTATGATTTTGTATTTGACGATGGACATATTCAAAATATTTATTTAGTAAATAAAAAGACTATTTCAAAAAATAAATTACAAGTAATTTCTCAGTTTGAACAAACAGGAACTCATAAAAATAGATATGATGTAACTATTTTAGTAAATGGTTTACCTTTGGTGCAAATAGAACTTAAAAAACGTGGGGTTGCTATTCGTGAAGCTTTTAATCAAATTCATAGATATAGTAAAGAAAGCTTTAATTCTGAAAACTCTTTGTTTAAGTATTTACAGCTTTTTGTTATTTCTAATGGTACAGATAGTCGTTATTTTGCAAATACAACTAAAAGAGATAAAAATAGTTTTGACTTTACTATGAACTGGGCAAAGTCAGATAACTCTTTAATTAAAGATTTAAAAGACTTTACTGCTACATTTTTTCAAAAAAACACTATATTAAAAATATTATTACATTATTCAGTTTTTGATACAAATGATACTTTGTTAATTATGAGACCTTATCAAATAGCTGCTACAGAAAGAATTTTATGGAAAATAAAGAGTTCTCATTTAGCAAAAAAATGGAGTACTACTGAAAGTGGTGGATATATTTGGCATACTACAGGTTCTGGGAAAACTCTGACAAGTTTTAAAGCTGCTCGTTTAGCTACTGAATTAGATTTTATAGATAAAGTATTTTTTGTTGTAGATAGAAAAGATTTAGATTATCAAACTATGAAAGAATATCAGCGTTTTTCTCCTGATAGTGTTAACGGATCAGAAAATACAGCAGGTTTAAAACGTAACATTGAAAAAGATGATAATAAAATTATTGTAACTACAATTCAAAAACTAAATAACCTTATAAAAAAAGAATCAGATTTGTCTATATATAATAAACAAGTTGTATTTATTTTTGATGAAGCACATCGTTCTCAATTTGGAGAAGCTCAAAAAAATATTAAAAAGAAATTTAAAAAATTTTATCAATTTGGATTTACTGGTACACCAATTTTTCCTGAAAATGCTTTAGGATCTGAGACTACTGCATCAGTATTTGGTAGAGAATTACATTCTTATGTAATTACTCACGCAATAAGAGATGAAAAAGTTTTAAAATTTAAGGTAGATTATAATAATGTCCGTCCTAAATTTAAGAATTTAGAAACAGAACAAGACGAGAAAAAATTATCAGCAGCAGAAAATAAAGAAGCTTTATTACATCCCGAAAGAATTAAAGAAATTTCAGAGTATATACTTAAAAATTTCAAAATAAAAACACATCGAAACGCAAGTGGAAAAGGATTTAATGCGATGTTTGCAGTAAGTAGTGTAGATGCAGCAAAACTTTATTATGAATCATTGAATAATTTACAGAAAGGAAGCAATAAACCTTTAAAAATAGCTACAATATTTTCATTTGCTGCTAATGAAGATCAAAATTCTATAGGTGAAATTATTGATGAAACTTTTGAACCATCTGCAATGGATAGTAGTGCAAAAGAATTTTTAACATTAGCAATTAATGATTATAATGCTATGTTTAAAACTAATTATAGTGTAGATAGTAAGCAATTTCAAAACTATTACCGTGATTTATCTAATAGAGTCAAAAGAAAAGAAATTGACCTTTTGATTGTTGTAGGAATGTTTTTAACTGGATTTGATGCACCTATGCTAAACACATTATTTGTTGATAAAAATCTACGTTATCATGGATTAATACAGGCTTTTTCAAGAACTAATCGTATTTATGATTCTACTAAAACATTTGGAAACATTGTTACTTTTAGAGATTTAGAAAAAGCAACTATAGATGCAATAACTCTTTTTGGTAAGGAAAATACTAAAAATATTATTTTAGAAAAAAGTTATAAGGAATATATGGAAGGATTTACTGATATAATTACCGGAAAAGCTCGACGTGGATATATAGATATAGTAAAAGAGTTACAAGAGCGTTTTCCAAATGTTGAAAATATAACTACTGAAGAAGATAAAAAAGAATTTGTTAAACTTTTTGGAGAATATTTAAAAATTGAAAATATACTACAAAACTATGATGATTTTACTAAGTTAAAAGAGTTACAGTCAACAGATAATAACTTTTATATAAATGAAGAAGATGCATCAGATTTTTATGTAAGTGAAGAAAATATACCTTATGTACAAAATATTAAAATTCCAGAAGAAAGAGTTATTCAAGATTATCGTTCAACTTATAATGATATTCGAGATTGGCTTCACTCTGAAAGAGTTGAGAAAGCAAAAGAATCCTCTTCTGTTGATTGGGATGACGTTGTTTTTGAAGTAGAACTTTTAAAGTCAAAAGAAATAAATTTAGATTATATTCTTGAACTGATATTTGAAAAAAATAAAAAAACAAAAGATAAAAAGTTATTAGTTGAGGATATAAAACGTTTAATTCGTTCTAGTGTTGGAAATAGAGCTAAAGAAAGTTTAATAGTTAACTTTATTAATAATAATGATTTAGACGAGATTCAAGATAAAGCTAGCATTATTGATTCCTTTTTCTTATTTGCTCAAAAAGAACAGAAACGTGAAGCAGAAAAATTAATTAATACAGAAAAACTTAATGAAGAAGCTGCAAAAAGATATATCTTAAATTCACTAAAAAAAGAATATGCTAGTGAAAATGGGACTGAACTTAATAGTATTCTACCTAAAATGAGTCCTCTTAATCCACAATATTTAACAAAAAAACAAAGTGTTTTTCAAAAAATTGCTGCATTTGTAGAAAAGTTTAAAGGTATAGGAGGGAAAATTTAA
- a CDS encoding GIY-YIG nuclease family protein: MIGYTYILKCSDGSYYTGSTNDLQKRLIQHQDGNGANYTRKRLPVKLVYYEEYSRVDEAFYREKQIQGWSRKKKEALINGCPELLPELVKNQRQTKKYSSTGLGGKKQSSH, encoded by the coding sequence ATGATAGGTTATACATATATATTAAAATGTTCTGATGGAAGTTATTATACAGGAAGTACTAATGATTTACAAAAAAGATTAATTCAACATCAAGATGGTAATGGAGCAAATTATACAAGAAAAAGATTACCTGTAAAGTTGGTTTATTATGAAGAATATTCAAGAGTAGATGAAGCCTTCTATAGAGAAAAACAAATTCAAGGTTGGAGTCGAAAGAAAAAAGAGGCATTGATCAATGGTTGTCCAGAATTATTACCAGAATTAGTAAAGAATCAAAGACAAACGAAAAAATACTCTTCGACTGGCTTAGGGGGAAAAAAGCAATCCAGTCATTGA
- a CDS encoding ExsB family protein: MFTIKIIEEIKEDIKQVVGNKKLYIAFSGGLDSTVVALLAKDALPKSQITLVNVCFGAYSYSKGLEAVLSLSNQMNLNLFFVSGESEQETLMYHGPNCNQCTKSIKIEKVKEFAYKGIVASGANQSDSWGKTKIKIMNNIYSPLVMLNKIQIKEILSYYGFTIPKIGENIGREGCKFKHLLKMAVNTQYHSRADVISNEVIHDVLDFYEFKREIANVKIIGPLSKNIAIINIKPLPPQNIINDIVKLLEKESTIDEVVVANKPMKLKISASPGISNNKESSYWIKTGRLQPEFAVPIEVEWLPSKNNKLRTFSVIDYEFIK, from the coding sequence GTGTTTACAATAAAAATAATAGAAGAAATTAAAGAAGATATAAAACAAGTAGTTGGAAATAAAAAACTCTATATTGCTTTTTCTGGAGGATTAGATAGTACGGTCGTTGCATTACTTGCTAAAGATGCTCTTCCAAAATCTCAAATAACTCTAGTGAATGTATGTTTTGGTGCTTATTCTTATTCAAAAGGATTAGAAGCCGTACTGAGTTTATCAAATCAAATGAATTTAAATTTATTTTTTGTATCAGGAGAATCTGAACAGGAAACACTAATGTATCATGGCCCAAATTGTAATCAATGTACCAAGAGTATAAAAATTGAAAAAGTAAAAGAATTTGCTTACAAAGGTATAGTAGCTTCTGGAGCTAATCAATCTGATTCTTGGGGAAAAACAAAAATTAAAATTATGAATAATATATATTCTCCTTTAGTCATGCTCAATAAAATTCAAATAAAAGAAATATTAAGCTATTATGGATTTACAATTCCAAAAATTGGTGAAAATATTGGAAGAGAAGGATGTAAATTTAAACATCTTTTAAAAATGGCTGTAAATACACAATATCATTCAAGAGCTGATGTTATATCAAATGAAGTAATTCATGATGTTTTAGATTTTTATGAATTTAAAAGGGAAATTGCTAATGTAAAAATAATAGGTCCTTTGTCTAAAAATATAGCCATTATAAATATAAAGCCATTACCTCCACAAAACATAATAAATGATATTGTAAAACTTTTAGAAAAAGAAAGTACTATTGATGAAGTTGTTGTTGCTAATAAACCCATGAAACTAAAAATTTCAGCAAGTCCTGGAATATCTAATAATAAAGAATCAAGTTATTGGATTAAAACGGGAAGACTTCAACCAGAATTTGCAGTTCCAATAGAAGTTGAATGGTTACCTTCTAAAAATAATAAATTAAGAACTTTTTCTGTTATTGACTATGAATTTATAAAATAA